GGTCCCTTCGTCTCGCATCCGGCCAGCAGACAGACGAACAACGAAGAACAACCGAACAACACGATCGAGCGTGGCATGGGTGGGCTCCCGGTGAATGCCATGACAGGAGGCGGGCGAACAAGGCGGGTAGTACAACTGGTAAGATACGCCAATTCGGCCCGTCCAACAACCCGCCGTGATGTAGGTCCGGCTTGCCGAGCCGGAACTGCGCTGTGGGGCATCCGCCGCGGCGGATGCCGTCACTGGAACCCCGCGGGGCCCAGAGGGCGCCCCGTTCCCTACAGTTTGAAGATTCCGCAGGGACCATAAGCTACGATTCTTTTCGGAACTTCGTTTAATCGGGCGGGTTACTTATTGTAGGTGGTTGGCCGTTGCGTTGGCTGCGTGCCGTGGGAACTTGTTTGCCCCGTGAGCGGGCCACGCAAACTTTGACCTGCCTATGATTTGCCGCGGCGAAAAATGGTTGCATTGGCTTGCCGGCGGATTATAGTGGTCTGGTCAAAAGGCCCCACCTCAGGGCTTTCCTCCCTCCACCTCCCTCCCCGTTTTTTCCTGAAGGAGCACACGATGGTTCAGCGTAGCGTGGCAATTGTTTTGGCGTTTCTCGCCGTCTGCCTGATGGTTACCGCGGCTCAAGCGGCCGACAAGCCAAAGGTCCAGCGCGGCACCCTTGTTTCCGTGACCAGCACCAAGCTGGTGGTCAACGTGAAGGCCGACAAGGACGACAAGGTCGGCATGGAAAAGACATTCGATGTCAGCCCGACCGTCAGCGTGACGATCAACGGCGCTCCCGGCAAGATCGAAGATCTCAAGCAAACCAAAGCGATCCGCTTCACCCTCGACGCGGACGGCAAGGCCGTGGTCGATATCAAGCAGGGCAAGAAGCCGACGGCCTAACTGGGCCTTCGAACGTTCAGACTTGCAACAACCAAAGTCGGCCGGTCCTTTGCCGGCCGCACTAAACAATCAAGCCCCGGGCTAGCGGATTGCCAGCCCGGGGCTTTTGTTTTCGTTGCCGACGCTGCCAGCGTAGGTGCGGGCCGCAGAGATCGGCCTCCGTGCCGATCCGAATCCGTGCCGTTCGCCAGAGTTCCCGCAATTTTTGCATGCCGCAGCGAGCTTCTCGGAACGCCGCAGAGGGCGTTCCCAACATCACGCAGCCACATCTAGAACGTGTCGAGGATGAACTGGTGCCCCATGTGGTACTTCGTCCCGGTCGGGTACATGTTGTGCCATTGCTTGTTGTAGACCGGGATTTGCATTTCTGGCGGGTACCGGTAGTAGAGGCTGTTGGAGCTGCGGTAATATTCCGCGCCCCAGAAATTCTGCGGGTAATAGACATAAGGGTAGTGGTAAAACCGCTCCCAGTCTTGGACCCCGTAGGTGTTGCCCCATTGGCGGCCGAAGGCCGGGTCTTGGGCCTTGGCGGGCTGGGCGGAGGCTGCGCAGCAGAATCCCGCGGCGCAGCACAGCGCGAGAATGGTTCGGCGAATCATCGATTCTCCCCCCTGGAAATCGAATGCGTGAACGGCGGCCGACGCGGCTTTGCTCCCGCGAGCTTGGTTCACTGGATGATCGGGTCGTGGCGAGAAGCGGCCGGCTTTGCGGAAGCCAAGCCCGCGCGCCGCAATTGGCTACAAACACCATCGGCCGCCACCCCGCGCCGCATTGAGGGAATATCCGCTAGAACCGGCACAGGCGGAATTGGCGGAGGAATCCGAAGGCACGACAGGATTTAGGCACAGTGGGCAAGGCTTGACGGCACGCAGCCACTGTTTCTTGCGCCGTCGGACTTTCACCGCCTGCAACGGCGCGGGCTTGCCACCCTCTTGTGGAATGAGTCGCCCCGCAACACAATGACTCCTCGCGAAAACCCATCCCGACCGAGCTAATTGAGCATGAACGGCAATCCTCAGGTGATCGTCAGCGGCTTCGGCGACGAGGCGGCGCTGCACAAGACGGCGGTCGAGCAGTTTTCCGCGTTCGCCGCGCTGGGGCTGCAATACCACAGCTTGCGGTTCATCGACGTGGGACGCGGCGTCAAGAATGTGATGAAGCTCACCACGGCCGAGATTCAGAAGGTCCGTCACCTCGAGGACGAATACGATCTGAGCGTTTCCTCGATCGGCTCGCCGATCGGCAAGGTGAAGCTGCTCGACGTGGATGACGGCACGCAGAACGCCTATGTGCCATTCGCGAAGTATCTGGCCAAGGACGTGGCCCGAGCTTGCCAGTTGGCCCATGCCTTCGAGACGAAGCTGATCCGCGGGTTTTCGTTTTACCATCCGCGCGGGACCGATCCGCGGCCGCACGTGCCGCAAGTGGTCGAGCAGGTCGGGCAGATCGTCGAGGCCTGTCACCGCTCCGACCTTACCTTCGGCTTGGAGGTCGAGGCAAACCTGGTCGGGCAGAACGGGCTGATTCTGGCAGAGATCCACCGGCAGGTGAACCATCCGGCGCTGGTGCTGGTGTTCGACGCCGGGAACCTGATCACGCAGGGCTTCACGCCGCGCGAGGTGTTCGAGCATTATCAGGCCATGAAACCGGGAATCGGCTGGATGCACATCAAAGACTATCGCCATCCGCGGACCGGCCGCCGCAAGAAGCACCTCGACGAAGAAGCGCTGCGGCACTTCGTTCCGGCCGACGTGGGACAAAGCGCACACGACGCGATCCTGCGCGATTTCCGCGGAACGATCCCCACGCTCGAAAAGCGGCTGCGGCGCCGGGGGATTCCGGGAGTGTTCCTCGAGCTGGAGCCGCACGTCAAAGGGGGCGGCCAATTCGGCGGCACGAGCGGACCGGACGGCATGGGAGTCGCCCTGCGCGGGCTACTCCGCGTGCTCGACTTCGTCGGCGTCGGTTACCATCTCCGCGACTTCGACGACGTGCTGGCGACGAGCATGAGATGAATGCCGAATGAATACTCGCAGGGTTCGTCAAGGCCCTGCGCTGACACACATTGCATCGCGAAGAACGGACGCTGCGGCGAGGTCCGGTGCGTCTGCGCGGACTTGGCGCACCGTAACGCCGAGTCCTTGCAAACTCAGTTACGGCTGCACGGTGTCGACAATCGTCAATGTTTCGGTCTCGCCTGTGTCGTTCCCGCCGGGTTCTATTGTTGCCGCGGTCTCGACCGGTGAGGTCGCATGGGCTTCTACTTTGGCAAGCTCGGCCGCGCGGCGGCCGACACGACGACCCTTTCGGGCGGCCGAGGCCGCCTGCGCGATCCAAAGGACCCCGGCCACGAGCCCGACTAGTCCGGTGGCATGCGAAACTGAAGCGAGCGCCGTCTCGCGAAACATGAGCCAAAGGCCGCATCCCAACGTAACGCAGCCGCCGGCCATCTTGCTGGCGGCCGCCTTGCTCCACCGCCCTTGCGCGTGCGTGTCGATCGCGCCGCGGGCCGTGAAGTTCGCCAGCTCGCGCATGGCTTTCAAATCGGCTGCCAGCTCCGGCGGCGCCGAGCGCGCGACTAACTGCAACGGTCCTTCCGCGGCCGGCTCCGCGAACTCATCCAGAGCCTCGTTTTCGGCCGCCGCGCTCCGGCACTCGATCGCCGCGGCGGCCGACGGCCGGGCGCTGACCTCCGGATTCAGTTTGGGTTTCGGCCTAGTCGCCGGATCACTGGAGCCGGAGATGCCACGAATCCTGTTCATCAGCCGCGTCATGTAGTCGTCGATCGACTCCTCGGCTTCGATGACAGGGGCGCCCGCGAGATCCATTTTCTCGGTGGCCACAGTCTGTTCATCAATCGGCGACCCTTCGGCCTTGCTTTGCCCGCCCGCCGCTGCTGCCGCCCCCGTATCGATCGATGGTTGCCGCGGTACTCCCTGAGACCCGGCTTTTAACGGTTCATAAGACCGCAGCCTGGCGAAAACGTCCTCCTCCGAACGGCCTTCTTGCGATGCCGGTTCAGCCGAGGGCGACGAATCGGCCCTGTCCGTTGCCGCGAGTTCGCCGACTACCACCACGGACTGTGCGCCGGCCAATGGCGCGGGAGCCGTCGACATCGCTGCCGTCGGCGCCGTCTCCCGCGACGAGATCGCCATTTGCTGCTCCTCGAGCCTGCGGCCATGCGCTTCCAATTCCTCGGCCTGCCGATCAAGCAATTGACGGCGGGCTTCGAGATCGCTCTCGGCCGCGCGCGAGCGCTCTTCCCATTCGGCACGCTGGCGATCGAGATCCTGTTGGAGTCGGGCGACGTCGGCCATTTGCTGCTGGGAATGTTCGAGTTCCCGAGTGAATTGGGCCTGCCGTTGCTCGCGCTCGGCCTGCCATACGTCGCGCTGCCGGTCAAACGCCTCGCGGGCGGCGGCAAAAGCAGCGATCTGTTCGCCAAGCCGTTGCGAGTTCTGTGCGGTCTCCGCCGTCAATGCGGCCTGTCGCGATTCGATTCCACGCCGCTCCGCTTCGAGCAGTTGTCGGGCCGTCTCCAAAGCTTGCCGTTCGTTGGCCAGCCGCTGCTGTTGGCTCTCGAGCGACTCACGCTGCGAATCGACGATCTGTCGCTCGGCGCCAATCGCTTGCAGTTGCATGTCGAGTGTCTGCCACTCGACGGTCAGTGCCGAGCGTTCGCTCA
The genomic region above belongs to Pirellulales bacterium and contains:
- a CDS encoding calmodulin-binding protein, with the protein product MIRRTILALCCAAGFCCAASAQPAKAQDPAFGRQWGNTYGVQDWERFYHYPYVYYPQNFWGAEYYRSSNSLYYRYPPEMQIPVYNKQWHNMYPTGTKYHMGHQFILDTF
- a CDS encoding TIM barrel protein, producing MNGNPQVIVSGFGDEAALHKTAVEQFSAFAALGLQYHSLRFIDVGRGVKNVMKLTTAEIQKVRHLEDEYDLSVSSIGSPIGKVKLLDVDDGTQNAYVPFAKYLAKDVARACQLAHAFETKLIRGFSFYHPRGTDPRPHVPQVVEQVGQIVEACHRSDLTFGLEVEANLVGQNGLILAEIHRQVNHPALVLVFDAGNLITQGFTPREVFEHYQAMKPGIGWMHIKDYRHPRTGRRKKHLDEEALRHFVPADVGQSAHDAILRDFRGTIPTLEKRLRRRGIPGVFLELEPHVKGGGQFGGTSGPDGMGVALRGLLRVLDFVGVGYHLRDFDDVLATSMR